One Halostella salina genomic region harbors:
- a CDS encoding aminopeptidase has product MDDRVYEHAEVLVDWSARIEDGDDVVVSVGPEAHELAVAVAEKLGERGANLLATYASGEVRRAYLRAHDGEFDEDPAHQLALFEEADAALSLGGGRNRSAMADVPSDRRGAFREARTGIRETRLDTDWVSTLHPTRSLAQQAGMSYEAYQDFVYDAVLRDWESLADEMARMKEILDDGSEVRLVKEGTDLTMSIEGRTAVNSAASVAYDSHNLPSGEVFTAPYATEGEVLFDVPMTLRGTAVRDVRLTFEDGEVVDYAAAQGEHVVGDIVETDEGSRRLGELGIGMNRGIDRVTDNILFDEKMGETVHLALGRAYDSNLPEGDSGNESAVHVDMITDTSEDARLEVDGEVIQRNGTFRWEDGFEA; this is encoded by the coding sequence ATGGACGACAGAGTGTACGAGCACGCCGAGGTGCTCGTCGACTGGAGCGCGCGGATCGAGGACGGCGACGACGTGGTCGTCAGCGTCGGCCCGGAGGCCCACGAACTGGCCGTGGCCGTCGCCGAAAAGCTCGGGGAGCGCGGCGCGAACCTGCTGGCGACGTACGCCTCCGGTGAGGTCCGGCGGGCGTACCTCCGCGCCCACGACGGCGAGTTCGACGAGGACCCGGCCCACCAGCTGGCGCTGTTCGAGGAGGCCGACGCCGCCCTCTCGCTGGGCGGCGGTCGGAACCGGTCCGCGATGGCCGACGTGCCGAGCGACCGTCGCGGGGCGTTCCGGGAAGCGCGGACGGGGATCCGGGAAACTCGCCTGGACACCGACTGGGTGTCGACGCTCCACCCTACGCGCTCGCTGGCCCAGCAGGCCGGGATGTCCTACGAGGCGTATCAGGACTTCGTGTACGACGCCGTCCTGCGCGACTGGGAGTCGCTGGCCGACGAGATGGCCCGGATGAAGGAGATCCTCGACGACGGCAGCGAGGTCCGACTCGTGAAGGAGGGGACCGATCTCACGATGTCCATCGAGGGGCGCACGGCCGTCAACAGCGCCGCCTCGGTCGCCTACGACTCGCACAACCTCCCGAGCGGCGAGGTGTTCACCGCGCCGTACGCGACGGAGGGGGAGGTGCTGTTCGACGTGCCGATGACGCTGCGGGGCACCGCGGTCCGCGACGTGCGCCTGACGTTCGAGGACGGAGAAGTCGTCGACTACGCCGCCGCACAGGGCGAACACGTGGTCGGCGACATCGTCGAGACGGACGAGGGGTCACGTCGCCTCGGCGAACTCGGCATCGGGATGAACCGCGGCATCGACCGCGTCACGGACAACATCCTGTTCGACGAGAAGATGGGCGAGACGGTCCACCTCGCGCTGGGCCGCGCCTACGACAGCAACCTCCCCGAGGGGGACTCCGGCAACGAGAGCGCCGTCCACGTCGACATGATCACCGACACGAGCGAGGACGCGCGGCTGGAGGTCGACGGCGAAGTGATCCAGCGGAACGGGACGTTCCGGTGGGAAGACGGGTTCGAGGCGTAG
- a CDS encoding glycosyltransferase family 2 protein, with product MELSVVVPTLNGREQLERSLDALADHVPDAEVVVVNGPSADGTTGMVREREDVDLLLEISDRNVNVARNAGIGASTGDAVAVVDYRLAVEPSWYDAAADALADGVDAVTGPTHRTLRAGMTTEDEETRTYAGRSVTFFNGNNVVFARDAIEAIDGFDEYLERGGARDASHRFARADRSVAWAPEMSVRGEYGADGGRTEHDWGWRHRSLAYQLCKNYGVHPSVPRRMLGLAVSDAVAVAKDVVRGDVEPSAWLGNGRSVVRGIVGGSKDGLAARKADDDGNPHGLDNRHDRVVERYDWR from the coding sequence ATGGAGCTCTCGGTAGTCGTTCCGACGCTCAACGGCCGGGAGCAACTGGAGCGGTCCCTCGACGCGCTCGCCGACCACGTTCCCGACGCCGAGGTGGTCGTGGTCAACGGCCCCTCGGCCGACGGCACCACGGGGATGGTCCGGGAGCGCGAGGACGTGGACCTCCTGCTCGAAATATCGGACCGCAACGTCAACGTCGCCCGGAACGCCGGCATCGGCGCGTCGACGGGCGACGCCGTCGCAGTGGTCGACTACCGGCTCGCGGTCGAGCCGTCGTGGTACGACGCCGCCGCGGACGCGCTGGCGGACGGCGTCGACGCCGTGACGGGACCCACCCACCGCACGCTCCGGGCCGGAATGACCACCGAGGACGAGGAAACGCGCACGTACGCCGGGCGCTCGGTCACCTTCTTCAACGGGAACAACGTCGTCTTCGCCCGCGACGCCATCGAGGCGATCGACGGCTTCGACGAGTATCTCGAACGGGGCGGCGCGCGCGACGCCTCCCATCGCTTCGCCCGCGCGGACCGGTCGGTCGCCTGGGCACCCGAGATGAGCGTTCGCGGCGAGTACGGAGCCGACGGCGGCCGCACGGAGCACGACTGGGGCTGGCGGCACCGCTCGCTGGCCTACCAGCTCTGCAAGAACTACGGCGTCCACCCGAGCGTCCCGCGCCGGATGCTCGGGCTCGCCGTCTCGGACGCCGTCGCCGTCGCCAAGGACGTGGTGCGGGGCGACGTGGAGCCGTCCGCGTGGCTCGGCAACGGGCGCAGCGTCGTCCGGGGCATCGTCGGCGGGAGCAAGGACGGCCTCGCCGCCCGGAAGGCCGACGACGACGGCAACCCTCACGGCCTCGACAACCGCCACGACCGCGTGGTCGAGCGGTACGACTGGCGGTAA
- a CDS encoding class I SAM-dependent methyltransferase — protein sequence MKGQEWYQESDVAEEYDEKRFSRGGRLIDRREKEAVLDAVGPVDDKRVLEIACGTGRFTVMLAERGADVVGLDISGPMLQQGREKARSAGVDDTLEFMRGDAARLPFPDDHFDTVFAMRFFHLADTPAAFLSEMRRVSKDQVVFDTFNRFSTRSIYNWLLPMGSRLYSRSEVESLLAKADLRLVGDEHDFVLPYGFYRKIPNSLASTFRRIDTGLGRSPVGDSLASVSYWNASVE from the coding sequence GTGAAGGGACAGGAGTGGTATCAGGAGTCCGACGTTGCCGAGGAGTACGACGAGAAGCGGTTCTCGCGGGGGGGACGGCTCATCGACCGCCGCGAGAAGGAGGCGGTCCTCGACGCCGTCGGTCCTGTCGACGACAAGCGCGTTCTGGAGATCGCCTGCGGCACGGGTCGGTTCACCGTCATGCTCGCCGAACGGGGGGCCGACGTGGTCGGACTCGACATCTCCGGCCCCATGCTCCAGCAGGGCCGGGAGAAGGCCCGCTCGGCGGGCGTCGACGACACCCTGGAGTTCATGCGCGGCGACGCCGCGCGCCTGCCCTTCCCCGACGACCATTTCGACACCGTCTTCGCGATGCGGTTTTTCCACCTCGCGGACACGCCGGCCGCGTTCCTGAGCGAGATGCGCCGCGTCTCGAAGGACCAGGTGGTGTTCGACACGTTCAACCGCTTCAGCACCCGGAGCATCTACAACTGGCTCCTTCCGATGGGCTCGCGGCTCTACTCCCGCTCGGAGGTCGAGTCGCTGCTGGCGAAGGCCGACCTCCGGCTCGTCGGCGACGAACACGACTTCGTCCTGCCGTACGGCTTCTACCGGAAGATCCCCAACAGCCTCGCCAGCACGTTCCGCCGGATCGACACCGGGCTCGGCCGCTCACCGGTCGGCGACAGCCTCGCCTCGGTCTCGTACTGGAACGCCTCGGTCGAGTGA
- a CDS encoding PPOX class F420-dependent oxidoreductase, protein MAEIPASHRDLFETETFAHFVTHDADGRPHTTPVWVDYDPEANELLVNTARGRRKERNVRENPTVALSMLDPEDPYRYLSVTGTVETVTTDGAVEHIDELAGRYMGLDEYPNHGEESGERVIIRIRPEEVLTGGE, encoded by the coding sequence GTGGCCGAAATACCTGCCTCGCACCGCGACCTGTTCGAGACGGAGACGTTCGCACACTTCGTGACACACGACGCGGACGGCCGACCCCACACGACACCGGTGTGGGTCGACTACGACCCCGAGGCGAACGAACTGCTCGTCAACACCGCGCGCGGCCGGCGCAAGGAGCGCAACGTCCGGGAGAACCCCACGGTCGCGCTGTCGATGCTCGACCCCGAGGATCCCTACCGGTATCTCTCCGTGACCGGCACCGTCGAGACGGTCACCACGGACGGGGCCGTCGAGCACATCGACGAACTCGCCGGCCGGTACATGGGGCTCGACGAGTACCCCAACCACGGCGAGGAGTCGGGCGAGCGCGTGATCATCCGTATCCGTCCGGAGGAAGTGCTCACCGGCGGCGAGTAA
- a CDS encoding winged helix-turn-helix domain-containing protein → MSTSATDDRSRDAEETPLSDTEFRDRLRELPPSAKLVAKVLESDAPLSQGQLADESLLPDRTVRYALNRLEEDELVNSRYSFQDARKQVYFLNN, encoded by the coding sequence ATGAGCACAAGTGCGACGGACGACCGCTCACGGGATGCCGAGGAGACGCCGCTGTCGGACACCGAGTTCCGCGACCGCCTCCGCGAACTGCCGCCGAGCGCGAAACTCGTAGCCAAAGTCCTCGAATCGGACGCGCCGCTCTCACAGGGCCAGCTCGCCGACGAGTCGCTGCTGCCCGATCGGACGGTTCGGTACGCCCTGAACCGGCTGGAGGAAGACGAACTCGTCAACTCCCGGTACTCCTTCCAGGACGCCCGGAAGCAGGTGTACTTCCTGAACAACTGA
- a CDS encoding MBL fold metallo-hydrolase, which translates to MNAIERVAVAVPSAPGGTTNAYLVGDDPALLVDPAARSDALDAAVAERPVDHVAVTHAHPDHVGGVAAYADACDATVWCRAGRAARFERAAGVAPDETFREGAVLPVAGGVTVLDTPGHAPDHVAFAVGDDVLSGDLAVAEGSVAVAAPEGDLRGYLTALRRLYARDPARLLPGHGPVIDAPREVLERLLAHRTDREASVLRAVRDGARTVDEVVDGAYEKDLTGVRELAAGTVRAHLAKLAVEGRVDWDGERATPR; encoded by the coding sequence ATGAACGCCATCGAGCGAGTCGCCGTCGCGGTGCCCAGCGCACCCGGCGGCACGACGAACGCGTATCTCGTCGGGGACGATCCGGCCCTGCTGGTCGACCCCGCGGCGCGGAGCGACGCCCTCGACGCGGCCGTGGCGGAGCGTCCCGTCGACCACGTCGCGGTCACGCACGCCCACCCCGACCACGTCGGCGGCGTCGCCGCGTACGCCGACGCCTGCGACGCGACCGTCTGGTGCCGGGCCGGACGCGCCGCGCGGTTCGAACGCGCGGCCGGCGTCGCGCCCGACGAGACGTTCCGCGAGGGGGCCGTCCTCCCCGTCGCCGGCGGCGTTACCGTGCTCGACACGCCCGGTCACGCCCCTGACCACGTCGCGTTCGCCGTCGGGGACGACGTGCTGTCGGGCGACCTCGCCGTCGCCGAGGGGAGCGTCGCGGTGGCCGCGCCGGAGGGTGACCTGCGGGGCTACCTCACCGCGCTCCGCCGGCTGTACGCCCGCGACCCGGCGCGATTGCTCCCGGGGCACGGCCCCGTCATCGACGCGCCGCGCGAGGTGCTGGAACGGCTCCTCGCCCACCGCACGGACCGCGAGGCGTCCGTGCTGCGGGCCGTCCGCGACGGCGCGCGCACCGTCGACGAGGTCGTCGACGGGGCCTACGAGAAGGACCTGACCGGCGTCCGCGAACTCGCCGCGGGGACCGTCCGCGCACATCTGGCGAAACTGGCCGTCGAGGGCCGGGTCGACTGGGACGGCGAGCGGGCGACGCCACGGTGA
- a CDS encoding YkgJ family cysteine cluster protein has product MESLEAELERARDLDVAALADAIEAIGFECTRCGACCKADDEDPHTATVFPDEVRDLQGEDRDWRDVARPMPYGLTDGADGPEGETFEWALQTDGCGDCTFYTEDDDGEGACTVHEDRPLICRTYPFSVALAGTSQPMGEAVESADLEGQGDAGDDADLVRAHECEGLGRDISRADAEALAAALKERAVRELTEAIGVRDEYEPADPDPGEVVVHDSEGAKSPDGTQHGS; this is encoded by the coding sequence ATGGAGAGCCTCGAAGCCGAACTGGAGCGCGCCCGGGACCTGGACGTGGCCGCGCTGGCCGACGCCATCGAGGCGATCGGGTTCGAGTGCACGCGCTGCGGGGCCTGCTGCAAGGCCGACGACGAGGACCCACACACCGCCACCGTGTTCCCCGACGAGGTGCGCGACCTGCAGGGCGAGGACCGGGACTGGCGCGATGTCGCCCGGCCGATGCCGTACGGGCTGACCGACGGCGCGGACGGTCCCGAAGGGGAGACGTTCGAGTGGGCGCTCCAGACGGACGGCTGCGGGGACTGCACGTTCTACACGGAGGACGACGACGGCGAGGGGGCCTGCACCGTCCACGAGGACCGGCCGCTGATCTGTCGGACGTACCCGTTCAGCGTCGCGCTGGCCGGGACCAGCCAGCCGATGGGCGAGGCCGTCGAGAGCGCCGATCTGGAAGGACAGGGGGATGCCGGCGATGACGCGGACCTCGTCCGCGCCCACGAGTGCGAGGGGCTGGGCCGGGACATCTCGCGGGCGGACGCCGAGGCGCTGGCCGCCGCGCTCAAGGAGCGCGCCGTCCGCGAACTGACCGAGGCGATCGGCGTGCGCGACGAGTACGAGCCCGCCGACCCGGACCCGGGCGAGGTCGTCGTCCACGACTCGGAGGGGGCGAAATCCCCGGACGGCACGCAGCACGGCTCCTGA
- a CDS encoding TRAM domain-containing protein: MEISDELLCLFSADVSVQDDKYVVEVPRREVETGSVEAGSTYRVALIASEDADESEDASTGAPPEPQPPVEVGETRYVEIEDIGKQGDGIARVERGYVIIVPGAEVGERVKIEVTEVKSNFAVGEIIEESF; the protein is encoded by the coding sequence TTGGAAATATCTGATGAACTCCTGTGTCTGTTCAGTGCCGACGTGTCCGTTCAGGACGACAAGTACGTCGTGGAGGTACCGCGCCGGGAGGTCGAAACCGGCTCGGTCGAGGCGGGCAGCACCTACCGCGTCGCGCTCATCGCCAGCGAGGACGCCGACGAGTCCGAGGACGCATCGACGGGCGCGCCGCCCGAACCGCAGCCGCCGGTCGAGGTCGGCGAGACGCGCTACGTCGAGATCGAGGACATCGGCAAGCAGGGCGACGGGATCGCCCGCGTCGAGCGCGGCTACGTGATCATCGTCCCCGGTGCCGAGGTGGGCGAACGTGTCAAGATCGAGGTGACCGAAGTGAAGTCGAACTTCGCGGTCGGCGAGATCATCGAGGAGAGCTTCTAG
- a CDS encoding sugar phosphate nucleotidyltransferase: MDAVVLAGGYATRLWPITKNRPKMFLPIGDATVIDQIFGELEDDDRIDDVYVSTNERFADDFREHLADSRFEKPTLSIEDTEEEDEKFGVVGALAQLVDREGVDDDLLVIAGDNLISFDVSEFVDFFQAKGEPTLAAYDVGSKERAKSYGLVELDGERIVDFQEKPDDPNSTLVSIACYAFTADTLGTLEEYLENGNNPDEPGWFVQWLQNRQSVYAFTFDEAWFDIGTPESYLDAVAWHLNGDNRIAADATIENTTVGENVHVMPGAELVDSHVDSSIIFPDATLHGTDVRNSIIDRDTDLHNLDLAGALIGAHTEIRNGE, encoded by the coding sequence ATGGACGCAGTCGTGCTTGCGGGAGGGTACGCCACTCGCCTCTGGCCGATCACGAAGAATCGGCCGAAGATGTTTCTGCCCATCGGCGACGCGACGGTTATCGACCAGATATTCGGCGAACTGGAGGACGACGACCGGATCGACGACGTGTACGTCAGCACGAACGAGCGGTTCGCCGACGACTTCCGCGAGCACCTCGCCGACAGCCGGTTCGAGAAGCCGACGCTGTCTATCGAGGACACGGAGGAGGAAGACGAGAAGTTCGGCGTCGTCGGCGCGCTCGCCCAGCTGGTCGACCGCGAGGGCGTCGACGACGACCTGCTGGTCATCGCCGGCGACAACCTGATCAGCTTCGACGTCTCGGAGTTCGTCGATTTCTTCCAGGCGAAAGGCGAGCCGACGCTGGCCGCCTACGACGTCGGATCGAAGGAGCGGGCGAAGTCGTACGGGCTGGTCGAACTCGACGGCGAGCGCATCGTCGACTTCCAGGAGAAGCCCGACGACCCGAACAGCACGCTCGTCTCCATCGCCTGTTACGCCTTCACGGCGGACACCCTCGGCACGCTGGAGGAGTATCTGGAGAACGGGAACAACCCGGACGAACCGGGCTGGTTCGTCCAGTGGCTCCAGAACCGTCAGTCGGTGTACGCCTTCACGTTCGACGAGGCGTGGTTCGACATCGGCACGCCCGAGAGCTACCTCGACGCCGTCGCATGGCACCTGAACGGCGACAACCGGATCGCCGCCGACGCGACCATCGAGAACACCACCGTCGGCGAGAACGTCCACGTCATGCCCGGGGCAGAACTGGTCGACTCCCACGTCGACTCCTCGATCATCTTCCCCGACGCGACCCTCCACGGCACCGACGTGCGCAACTCGATCATCGACCGGGACACCGACCTCCACAACCTCGATCTGGCCGGGGCGCTCATCGGCGCGCACACCGAGATCCGGAACGGGGAGTAG
- a CDS encoding diphthine--ammonia ligase: protein MHDSGAWVSLFSGGKDSSWALYRALERDLPVERLVTVHPGEDSYMYHVPATDLAALAAESVGIDLVDVRPGDLNAAGADDAGAQGDAELEPLEAALVDLDAELDGGVTGVTAGAVESEFQTSRIEAMCERLGVELFAPLWQRDPGTLAEEMIDAGFEIRIVQVAAYGLDESWLGRTIDRETLADLRALNEEYGVHVLGEGGEFETLVTDGPHMDRPIELEYGTEWDGSRGRLRITDARLG from the coding sequence ATGCACGACAGCGGAGCCTGGGTGAGCCTCTTCTCCGGCGGCAAGGACTCCTCGTGGGCGCTGTACCGCGCGCTGGAACGCGACCTGCCGGTCGAGCGACTCGTCACCGTCCACCCCGGCGAGGACTCGTACATGTACCACGTTCCCGCGACCGACCTCGCGGCGCTCGCCGCCGAGAGCGTCGGGATCGACCTCGTCGACGTGCGGCCCGGCGACCTGAACGCCGCCGGGGCCGACGACGCCGGCGCGCAGGGCGACGCCGAACTCGAACCGCTGGAGGCGGCGCTGGTGGACCTCGACGCCGAACTGGACGGCGGCGTCACGGGCGTCACCGCCGGGGCCGTCGAGAGCGAGTTCCAGACCAGCCGGATCGAGGCGATGTGCGAGCGCCTCGGCGTCGAACTGTTCGCGCCGCTGTGGCAGCGCGACCCCGGGACGCTGGCCGAGGAAATGATCGACGCCGGCTTCGAGATCCGGATCGTGCAGGTCGCGGCCTACGGGCTCGACGAGTCGTGGCTCGGGCGGACGATAGACCGCGAGACGCTCGCGGACCTGCGCGCCCTGAACGAGGAGTACGGCGTCCACGTCCTCGGCGAGGGCGGCGAGTTCGAGACGCTGGTGACGGACGGTCCCCACATGGACCGGCCGATCGAACTGGAGTACGGGACGGAGTGGGACGGCTCGCGGGGGCGTCTGCGGATCACGGACGCGCGGCTGGGCTGA
- a CDS encoding DUF373 family protein — protein MTTLVVCVDRTDDIGRKAGLRTPVSGWEAVHSLVTDVGLADPEDSSVNSLLEALRVTRDLRDENRDAVVAVVSGGTENVVGADRSVAHQLDALIDQHDPDSAVVVIDSAQDERLVPIVESRLRVDSVDRVVVRQARDIESTYYLLKQFLADEELRQTVLVPIGLALLVAPVLSMIAGPAIAVSAITAVIGVFLLYKGLGVDEYLTDLAVRVQESLYSGRVSIVTYVVAVGLSLIGVFVGALGVSNMDGQASVLLQAMRFAHDSVPWLATAALAASTGRLLDVAIQEDSVRSSYLNIPFGVLAVGLVVRGFSAYFLARAGVLAPFEVPPLELGVVSVAPFTLSPGEHLAVFVVAGVLVSLVGVRVATYLGGTSIDEDELPGSGP, from the coding sequence GTGACCACGCTCGTGGTGTGTGTCGACCGCACCGACGACATCGGCCGGAAGGCCGGCCTTCGGACCCCGGTGTCGGGGTGGGAGGCGGTCCACTCCCTCGTCACCGACGTGGGGCTGGCCGACCCGGAGGATTCGAGCGTCAACTCGCTGCTGGAGGCGCTGCGGGTCACCCGCGACCTGCGCGACGAGAACCGCGACGCCGTCGTCGCCGTCGTCTCGGGCGGGACCGAGAACGTCGTCGGAGCCGACCGGTCGGTCGCCCACCAGCTCGACGCCCTCATCGACCAGCACGACCCCGACTCGGCGGTCGTCGTCATCGACAGCGCGCAGGACGAGCGGCTGGTCCCCATCGTCGAGAGCCGCCTCCGGGTCGACTCGGTCGACCGCGTAGTCGTCCGGCAGGCACGCGACATCGAGTCGACGTACTACCTGCTGAAGCAGTTCCTCGCGGACGAGGAACTGCGTCAGACCGTCCTCGTTCCGATCGGGCTCGCCCTGCTGGTCGCGCCGGTGCTCTCGATGATCGCGGGGCCGGCGATCGCCGTCTCCGCTATCACGGCCGTCATCGGCGTGTTCCTGCTGTACAAGGGGCTCGGCGTCGACGAGTACCTCACCGACCTCGCCGTCCGCGTCCAGGAGTCGCTGTACTCCGGGCGGGTGTCGATCGTCACGTACGTCGTCGCCGTCGGGCTGTCGCTGATCGGCGTGTTCGTCGGCGCGCTCGGCGTGTCGAACATGGACGGGCAGGCGAGCGTCCTCCTCCAGGCGATGCGCTTTGCCCACGACAGCGTCCCGTGGCTGGCGACGGCGGCGCTGGCCGCGAGTACGGGCCGCCTGCTCGACGTGGCGATACAGGAGGACAGCGTCCGCAGTTCGTACCTGAACATCCCCTTCGGCGTCCTCGCGGTCGGGCTCGTGGTCCGGGGGTTCTCGGCGTACTTCCTCGCCCGCGCCGGCGTGCTCGCGCCGTTCGAGGTGCCGCCGCTCGAACTCGGCGTCGTGTCGGTCGCGCCCTTTACCCTCTCGCCGGGCGAGCATCTGGCCGTGTTCGTCGTCGCGGGCGTGCTCGTCAGCCTGGTCGGCGTCCGGGTCGCTACGTACCTCGGCGGTACGAGCATCGACGAGGACGAGCTCCCCGGCAGCGGTCCGTAG
- the sppA gene encoding signal peptide peptidase SppA, protein MGTLQSLGKLGIVLAGLLVAAAVGVALFVVVPAETSAGVVGVLLAVATAAAGLKVAGSLAGSLFPGYNVAEVEVTGPITADGGGMPLRPGGASADDVVDQIEAADADDGAEALVVTLNTPGGQPVASDEIRHAAAKFDGPTVAHAKDICASGGYMIACGCDEFVAHRDSLVGSIGVIANQRKFADFADRYGIDLERFTGGKYKDTTDPLKALSEDERAYFQGVIDSSYESFVDLVAEERDIDRAFVDDTEARIYHGRQAAENGLVDALGDRDDVEERLAERAGLDDIAVEQFEPDRGIGEKLSVGAQAVARAFGRGAASVVADRDGSLVEFRLK, encoded by the coding sequence ATGGGAACCCTACAGTCGCTCGGCAAGCTCGGGATCGTCCTCGCCGGCCTGCTCGTCGCCGCCGCGGTCGGCGTCGCGCTGTTCGTGGTCGTGCCGGCCGAAACGTCGGCCGGCGTCGTCGGCGTCCTGCTGGCGGTCGCGACGGCGGCCGCCGGCCTGAAAGTCGCCGGCAGCCTCGCGGGATCGCTGTTCCCCGGCTACAACGTCGCTGAGGTGGAGGTAACGGGGCCGATCACCGCCGACGGCGGCGGGATGCCGCTCCGGCCCGGGGGTGCGTCCGCCGACGACGTCGTCGACCAGATCGAGGCGGCCGACGCGGACGACGGGGCCGAGGCGCTCGTGGTGACGCTGAACACCCCCGGCGGCCAGCCGGTCGCCAGCGACGAGATCCGGCACGCGGCGGCGAAGTTCGACGGGCCGACGGTCGCCCACGCGAAGGACATCTGCGCCAGCGGCGGCTACATGATCGCCTGTGGCTGCGACGAGTTCGTCGCCCACCGCGACAGCCTCGTCGGCAGCATCGGCGTCATCGCCAACCAGCGGAAGTTCGCCGACTTCGCGGACCGCTACGGCATCGACCTGGAGCGCTTTACCGGCGGGAAGTACAAGGACACGACGGACCCGCTGAAGGCGCTCTCGGAGGACGAGCGGGCGTACTTCCAGGGCGTCATCGACAGTAGCTACGAGAGTTTCGTCGACCTGGTCGCCGAGGAGCGCGACATCGACCGGGCGTTCGTCGACGACACGGAGGCCCGCATCTACCACGGCCGGCAGGCCGCCGAGAACGGCCTCGTCGACGCGCTGGGCGACCGCGACGACGTTGAGGAGCGTCTCGCGGAGCGCGCCGGACTGGACGATATCGCGGTCGAGCAGTTCGAGCCGGACCGGGGCATCGGCGAGAAACTGAGCGTCGGTGCACAGGCGGTCGCCCGGGCGTTCGGGCGCGGCGCGGCGAGCGTCGTCGCCGACCGTGACGGCTCCCTCGTGGAGTTTCGGCTGAAGTAA
- a CDS encoding coiled-coil protein has protein sequence MVDTSKNVELTEDDLENESKGQLIKRAGQLRDRRNELNQMASERASKRDDLNAKTREKVDEAQEHREKRDELNELVQEHKEQRNELNAKANELFDKVEEMKSDLELDEGKDLEELEEEIEDLEFKQQTEVLSTEDERELIEKIEEKREEYQQRKEKLDQNEDLEEYVEKAESVRSEASKHHQKVTELADKAQEHHNQMIEAYREADDIRDEADEMHEKFVEAQEAADRHHEDFVRVQKRLRELDKQEEEERKSEREQKEQEAKEEAEEIYQKFKEGETLETEDLMKLQKTGLL, from the coding sequence ATGGTAGACACAAGCAAGAACGTCGAACTCACGGAGGACGACCTCGAAAACGAATCCAAAGGACAGCTCATCAAACGCGCCGGTCAGCTTCGAGACCGACGAAACGAGCTGAACCAGATGGCGTCGGAGCGCGCGTCCAAACGCGACGACCTGAACGCCAAGACCCGCGAGAAGGTCGACGAGGCCCAGGAACACCGCGAGAAGCGCGACGAGCTGAACGAGCTGGTCCAGGAGCACAAGGAGCAGCGCAACGAGCTCAACGCGAAGGCCAACGAGCTCTTCGACAAGGTCGAGGAGATGAAGTCCGACCTCGAGCTCGACGAGGGCAAGGACTTAGAGGAGCTCGAGGAGGAGATCGAGGACCTCGAGTTCAAGCAGCAGACCGAGGTGCTCTCGACCGAGGACGAGCGCGAACTCATCGAGAAGATCGAGGAGAAGCGCGAGGAGTACCAGCAGCGCAAGGAGAAACTCGACCAGAACGAGGACCTGGAGGAGTACGTCGAGAAGGCCGAGTCCGTGCGCTCGGAGGCCTCCAAGCACCACCAGAAGGTGACCGAACTGGCCGACAAGGCCCAGGAGCACCACAACCAGATGATCGAGGCCTACCGCGAGGCCGACGACATCCGCGACGAGGCCGACGAGATGCACGAGAAGTTCGTCGAGGCCCAGGAGGCGGCCGACCGCCACCACGAGGACTTCGTCCGCGTCCAGAAGCGCCTGCGCGAACTGGACAAGCAGGAGGAGGAGGAGCGCAAGTCCGAGCGCGAGCAGAAAGAGCAGGAAGCCAAGGAGGAAGCCGAGGAGATCTACCAGAAGTTCAAGGAAGGCGAGACCCTCGAAACCGAGGACCTGATGAAGCTCCAGAAGACGGGGCTGCTGTAA